CATGATGGTTTATGTATCACTGTGTTCAGTTGCCCCAATTATTGCGACTCAACTGGTAACAAGGTAcattcttttttttttcgtACATGTTTCGAATGGAATACCACTGACGTCGGTATTAATAGGCTGCTTACATCCGAATGCAAGCGGATGGAACATTATCGTACCACCAATTTGACGCTGTGCCTCATCCCGATGTCAAGCCTATGGCGTACAGCGCTGGCTTCGGCGCGATGGGCTTCTAATCATCATACTATGTCTAAAGTACGGTTCCCAATATATGACATTTGCTTATGCATTTCCCGTGCGACATCTCTATTCTTTTTCCGTCGCTGGGAAGTCAACTCCGCCTGATTTTCCAACTGAGATGAACATATCGATACATTTTCTATAGACATGTATTATTAAGATGAAGATACCAAACCTCTgctctcctcatcttcataTCCGTTCCTACTCCCTCGATTCTCAtgcttcttcatcaaacTCTTCATCAGGGATAGGAGCAACTTGCACAGGTGCTGATGGATTATGGATAGTGTCGTTAGGGATCTATTATAGTAGATTAATGTGGTTAGTTTTTGCACGGCCGCTCGTTGTTCGGTAGAcgatgaaggagaaggtAAAGAGGGACCCACGAAAAGAGAGGCAGTGAACACTCCTAGAGCACCCAAGAGACCAAAGAGAAAAGTATACTTGAGAGAGATGCCGTACGCCTGACGAGCCGCAACTTTCTGCCATTCTTCTGGGAGCGTCTTGATAGCCTGAGAAGCGTGGCGGAGTTTATCGATAACCTGAATGAGGTGCGATGACGACAAATTGGTCAGCCAATGCGCGATTATGTCGTCTTTGGGATCCTggggagagaagatggaaagaaCGCACCTCGGGCGAGCCGAACCTGCTATTAAGCTGCTCAGAAAGCGTCCCTTGAAAGACGGCGCTAGAGAGACCGACACCGAAAACTTGGCCAAGAGAACGCCAGACAAAGACGAAGCCCGTTGAAGTCGCAATTTCATGTTCTACAGACTAGATGTTTAGCTTTCAGTCATAATGGTCATGGTGGGATAAGGCGAAAGGATGAAAGACGCACTCTCTACCGAGTTGAGCATCGCAGCTGTTCAAAGAAATTTATCAGTTTTTGCCTCGATCGCACTTGTcaaaagaggaaaaggaaaactTACTTAAAGTTAGAGTCAACAAACCACTAAATCCCGCACCCATTGGCACAACGCTGAGCCACTGGTTGGCCCAAGAGGACCCTACTTTCAGATTCGTCAATAAGGCCATAGCAACTACTGGTCCAGCACAGTTCAAGACAGTCAGCCACTTGTATCGACTAGTTCGCTTGACGATGTAGCCCATGATAGGTGCAGAAATGGTCATGGCGACCGAGTTGGGTAAGAGATGTGCGCCAGCGACGGATACTGGTTGTTGGAAGACAATTTCAAAGACCATACTGAGACGTACGTCAGTCAACAAAAAGCAATTTCAATAAAACCGCAAGCGCCAACGCAGAGGGGCTTCACAGAAGAGACAGAAAGACTTACGGGAGATGGTAGATCATGTTGAAATTAACGATGGCAATAACACCAGCGATAATACCCACACATAAAGGAGTCCTGCGGGTcaagagagagaggggaAGTACAGGTTTGCTGGCCACCTTGAGCTCGACAAAGATaaagatgaggaagaagactgGGAAGATGACCGCCATTGCGATACTGAAGGGATCGTGAACGATAGATTCTGAGCCTCCAGTACGTGATAagagttgaagaagagcacCGATCTGTAAAAGTTAACAATGTAAGCCACCTACTAATTGTCTCATTTGGTGCAAAGAATTACAGAGATAAGAAGTGAGAAGGAACCGCCGAAATCAATTTGCTTGAGGTGCTTTAAATCGAAAGCTTCATGCTTGAAGGAAGGTACAGAAATTAAGGCGCAGATAATGGATATGACCGCGACTGGCACCTGAGCTACAGCGCCTGTAAGCGAATGAAGGAAGAAATTATGTTACATACCATAAAATGCAGCTCGCCATCCAAATGCCTGGGTCAACATCCCACCAATAGGCCCTCCCAATCCTGTACCTGCGCCAAAAATGGCAAAGGACAATCCTTGATAAAAGCCTCTCTCAGCAGGTGAGAAAATGTCTGCCATCAACACGCTGGACACGGTTCCCATTCCACCACCGCCCATGCCAGCCACGAAACGGGCAATGACTAACATGGGGAAAGACGTCGCACATCCGCAAAAGAAGGTGCCGACCgtgaagaggatgatggcCTGCAAGTACGCCGTTCGACGGCCCAAGAGGTCACTCAGACGACCGTAGAGGGGGGTGAATGTGACATTGCTCCACAGGTAGGCGGTCCCTAAGCCTTATTATCAGCAAAAGACTGCAGAACACAATTCAAGAAAGTGCCACACCGATCCACGCTTCTTGATCTGATGATTTAAGCTCTGATGAGATTGTAGCGATGCAGGTTGCAACGACTAGAATGTGAATTAGCTCTGATACTTCTTATTACTCCAGAATACTCACTCGTAAGATCTAAGGTTGACAGAAAACCGGTCAATAGAGCGGTTGCGACGATGAATCGTTTGCGGGCAGCGCTAAGATGCTCGGGACCCTCAGCCGCATGCTCCTTGAGCAAAGGCGTTCTTTCACCTGACATTGCTACTTTAGATATGCCCGTATGAGTAGTTGATGGGAGGTTGAAGATAAAAAATAGTTTCTACATTGTCTCTCATCTATCCTCTCTTCGGCCAGCAATAGCTACCAGTCAACATCGTAGAGATTTGACATTATTTGTCTGACTGGCAGAACGCCGGATCCAACCCGCGCACGAGCTTGAGGTGCCATTATCGGCTTCTGATTGAGAGGTACGATACAGTTCGGAGGCACCGGAAGGCGCAATCATTCCAGATTACAGATAAATAATAAAAGATTGAAATATCCATCGACGTAGCAGAGGAAAGTACGAAGCACGCAATCTCGCGTCCATTCTGCAAATCGTCGTGCTCGGGCTGTAGCTGGGTAGTATTGGTCAACAAAAAAGATATCGGCGGAAATAGCCGACTATCGACTACCATACATAATAAGGACCTGTCCATAATTTTCTATCCAGTCACCTCTGGAAGGACAATTCTCAAAATGATAGGACCCAAAGCGCTCCTTCTTGCGGGTGCAAGCTCGCTCCTCCTCTCTGTGGACGCTCTTGCTATCAACAAGAAGCCCAACATCATCGTAATCCGTAAATATCAATTGCGTGCCTGGCGGTCGGTGATATCGCTAACGATTACGAAACAGTTACGGACGATCAAGACGTCAGTACCCTTGCAAGACGTGAATACCTTCCTCACATCCACGAGCATCTCGTCGACGAGGGTGTCCTCTACGATAATTTCTTCGCGCCCGTATCCGTGTGCTGTCCCAGTCGAGTGTCTTTGCTCCGAGCTCAGTACGCTCATAACCACAACGTCACTTTTGTCAGTGCTCCTTGGGGCGGCTGGGATGTCTTCAACAAGCTTGGCTATGTTGGGCATACCTTGCCTGACTTTGTCCAAGCCGCTGGGTACAACACTTACTACACCGGAAAGCTCATGTAAGTCTTAAGTCTTACATGCTAACTCTCGAACCAGTAACCAATCCGCTGCATAGGAACGACCACACCGACGCCAATTGCGAGTCCTTGCCAGTTTCTGGGTTCAACTCTTCCGACATTCTTGTCGGTGAGTGATTGCCTCGTCTAGGCGCTGGTAAAAAATCTAACAAATTGCAGACCCTTACACCTATGACTATTGGAACCCCGGTTTCTCTCGAGACAGTATGTACAGTCAATCACGCCTgatgaagagaaagagaaatCAATGAACGGTTAATGATTACCACAGACGGTCCTGTCAAGGTCCATGCCGGCGAATACTCTACGGATCTCGTCCACGAAAAGGCAGTCAACTATCTTGAAGATGCTCTCCAGGAAGACCGACCTTTCTACCTTACCGTTGCTCCCATCGCTTGTCACTCCTGTACGCAACTACATAACTACCAGATACTCCAAGCTTATATCAAATTCAGGGATCGACCATAGGCGCATGGTTGACGTGCATCAATTTGTTGCCGACGTTCCCGCCAGTCACCCCCGACATGCCAGGCTTTTCCCTGTCGAGCAGATCGAAAGAACTGAAAACTGGAACCCTGATGAGCCCTCCGGCGTTTCCTGGGTGAAGGAGCTTCCCAAGCTTGTAAGTACTTGCCCTCGATGATGTTAAGAATGAATTAATGATACCTAAATAGAACTCTACTCAGGAGGCTTACCTTGATGAGTTCTTCCGTGGAAGACTTAGGGCATTGCAAGCTGTTGACGAGATGGTGGAGGACATCGTTGACAGGCTCGAAAAGGCCGGCGAGCTTGATAATACGTATATCTTCTACACCGGTGCGTGATCCCTAAAATTCGTTGAAATATATCTGATCATATACTCCACTCCACAGCGGACAACGGTTATGCTCTTGGCTCCCACCGTCGTCAAGTAAGTACTCTTTGCCCTGGTGATAACTTCCTGCCTGACCTTCTTCTACTCTCAGCCCGGTAAGACCCTGGGTTTCGAAGAAGACATCCATGTCCCCCTTATCGCCCGGGGTCCTGGTATCAAAAAGGGTTTCCGCGACAGTCTCTCATCGTACGGCATGGTGGACCTTGCTCGTACCGTCCTCGATATTGCCGGCGCCAACCCAGACTACACCGACGACGGACGAAAGATCAACCTCCATCAACATGGGGAGGAGAATCTTGAGCAACAGATTGCTAGACATGCTATCAGCGAGTACTGGGTTTTGGGTGTGGATGAGGGCGTCTATGGCGGGCAAGTTCGAGTGAACAACAGTGAGTAATTCGGAAGATTCAACATGATTATCTTTAGACAGGAAGAATTTCAAAACTAACAACATGTAGCATACCGAACTCTCCGTATCCATGATGAGCACGACGGTAAATCTCATTCTCTCTCGTACTCTGTCTGGTGTACCGGCGAGCGAGAACTCTACGACCTCGAGAAAGACCCCAAGCAGATCAACAACCTCCTTTCCCCTCTTAATGAACTTGGCGCTTTCGCTCCTTTCAACTCTACCGCTTCCAAGAGCGAACCTGTCCTCTCCCACCACCTCCAACATCTCATCAACCGGCTGGACGCCGTCCTGCTCGTTCTCAAACGATGCACTGGCGAAGTATGTCATAACCCTTATCGAGAActctttccttcatctcAAGCTACCGGCGGGGAAATCTTCAAGTTCTCTCAGACCCTTGAAAGCCGATTCGATAGCTTCTTTAAGGACTTGCCCAAGGTTCAGTTTGATAAGTGTGCTTTGGGATTCCAGGAGGAATTGGAGAAGCCTgattggaagaaggaatggGCGTATGGTTCGGATGCGCTTGTTGAGTCTATTGGTGGGGGGATTGTTTTCCAGGGTCTTTGAGGTTGTCAAATATAGAATAGAAATGTAATTGAAGTAGCCTAAAAAGAAGCCCAGAGCCGGCTATTGCGAAAgcaagatgaagaggaaccAACTGGGTCAAGTATTGCAAAAAAGCGTCTGGTCCCGCAATCATCTAGCGAATTACTAACGTCGTCTGTAACTATTGAATTTTTACCCCCCCACGCGTTCTTACTTCTTGTGATTACCACCCAGCCCTAGTTACGTAGTACCGATACTTCTTTCGTCACATCATCTCTCTTGAATCAGGGATTTTGAAACACTCAAGAATGATCAAAATGACAATCAACAGCCAATTAACTGCTTAGCGACAATGAATCATCATCCCATTCCATTGCTAAAAACTGTCTTCCTTTTTTAGCACCTCCTTGGCACTGAGATTCCGCTGATAATCCTGATAGTCGATACATTAAGATGGCTCTTCCAACAGATTGAATAAGGCAATGAACATTGTATCTATATATTCTAGCTGCGTGACCACATTCTATAATCAAACGATCCGTAAAAAAATCAAAGTTCTTCCGTAATTAAATGAAATGAATAGGACCGGGAGTAAGAAGACAACTGAAGGAGAAAATGTGTTGGCTAgtgggaaaagaaacttAGTGCAAGAAACGGAAGTCGAGCCTAGTCCGGAATAAATCAGCACGGACCATATTTGAAGAATCCCACTCGACTTACCTCTTGTTACCCCTGTCCTTAGTGGTCGCTAGATACTCTTCCTTCTGAGTGATTGTCCAAGAGTCCCAGATCTTGGCACGCTGCTTGTTGCGCCAGATGTACCAAGCCTTGGCAGACCAGCACATGACAAGAGCGATGACAGTGATAGCGATCAGGACACGGTTGCCCTTGTGGTAGTAGGGTGCATCGGCTGAGTGGGGGACAGACTGGTCAACCAGAGATCATACGGACAAAGAGAGCAAAACGCACCAGGCTGATAGATGTTAGAAGCAATAAGTGATGCGGCCTGGACAAACATGTTGTACACAGAACTGGCAACAGTACGTGTTCGGACGGACCCGGCATTCTATGGTATCATCAGGATCGCCTTAATGCGCGTTCGTTACAATTTGACTTACCATACTGTTCATGGAAACCAAGATAGGGTGGCAGTACTGCACACACTCCATCAGTTCGATAGGTCTTACTAAGCACAAATCACTTACAGGGTAAGCCATAAGCAGACTGGTAACCGCCCATTTCGCCCACCGGTTAACATCGTCAGGTAGAGCGATAATGACGATTAGGAAGATCAGATGCCAGATAGGCTGGACAGTTGTGATGATAAGGCGCTCGTTAAGTCTCTTGGATAAAAAGGAAACACCAAGGTTCATAAAGATAAACAGGACGTTGCTAGGGATAGTGAGCAAGTTGGTCTGGAAGGTGGAGAAGTCCCTGGGACGGATGTGAGTTAAAGCGTTCGATATGCCACGAGTAACAAGGCACTCACAAGGCCTTGAGCGTAAGAGTGAAGTATGCTTGGACGGTGGCAGGGACAATAAAGACAGTCAAACCGATCTATTGGAAGGCATGAACTCATATATGAGTCGAATTCAGGATTTACTCACAATATAGAGAGGCCACATGTCAAAGTCTGAAATAGAGCGCCAAAAGTCTGTAGGGGATAAGCCTTCACGGTTATGCACTGTAAAAACATTAGATTCTGAGACATTGCATCGCAAGAGTAGAGGCAGGCATACTAGAAGACTTAGTGGGGTCGTCTCGGAGGACCTTATTGACAATGATGACCTCCTCTCGTTCAGTGAACCATCCCTTAGGCCTCCACCACTTTTTGGTCTCAGTAGGAGAAGCGGGTAAGTACCACCAAGCCCAAAAGCCGATAAGGAAGGTAACGGCACCTTCGATGGCGAAAAGCCACCTCCACCCAGCAAGTCCGTGAAGGCCTCGCATCTGAAGAATACCAGCAGCCAAGAGAGAGCCAATAATGGTAGTAGTAGTCAATGAAACCCAGAACCAAGCAAGTCGAATGGTGAGTTCAGCGGCAGCTGTGAAGGCAAAATTATTACATATCATTACAACGTATGGCCATCGAGAGGGACGTACTGTAATAGTAGCTGTCGGTAGCAGACCGAGTTTTCATTTGTAAGTAGTGAACGATACCGAATTGAATGGCGTCGAAATCTAACTTACGATAAATAGAGGACCTATTCAGGGAGACAGAAGTAGGTCAGCGACGGGCACAATAAGAATTGAATGTTCTATACTGACTGTATCGGCGATAAATCCACTACGACAGAGTCAGTACGGTTTGTAATGTTGTCAACGATATGCCTACCCTTCGAGCAAACCAAGGAGAGCTCTGGTAGCATAGAAGGAAGATTTTCCATTGAGAGCCACCTGGCAAATAGCGACAATAGACCAAGTCATCATTTGGATGGGAATCCAAACATCGCTACCGAGCTTCTTTGATACTAGCTTAGACATTAGCTCTGTGATATGAAGTCACAATAATGACTTACTCATCTGTGATGGAAGTTCGGCGAACAAGAAGCAACAATAGAAGATGGTCATCCCGGTATTATCTAATAAATGTCATCAGACTGTTGCCATTGCGATGAACACTGCCACTTACATCCTGCAGTTGTGAGACCGATGTCCGCCAGCATTCCGTCCGAAAGAGCATTGGAAATCTGAGTTTACATGAGTAACAGTGGCCTTTGTTGGTGGTCTTGGGTTCTCACATTCCCACGATCCAACTGAAGAGCTGCGAAGCAAAGGCAAGCAAAAGCAGCTACACGAATATCTACCCGAACTCTTAAAATGTGTTCATGCGATAATGAATGATTTATTACTCACCCAGCTTCCTCCGCAATCTGGTCTCCTCCTGTGGTGTCCATTTGGCTCCTGGATCCCATCGATGCTTAGACTCGTAGGAGTCTGGAGGCTCATACCACTTGGCGTCGAGAGTCTCGACAGACTCGTTGATGTCTGGATAAGATAGTTCGCCCTTGTCTTCAATGTCATCTTTGACAAGAGAACCTGGCTGGTCGACAGGTCGAGGATTAGTGACAGCGTGAGTGTCTACTACAATCGGTACGCCGGCTGACATGATCAAAGTCGATTCAGAATCGTTGGGTTAGAATCGTTAGGTTCGTTGAAAATGTCGAATCCGGGATAAGAATACTGCTTTTGTACGAACTTCTCCTTACAATCGCTTTCATACTACGACTCATAAAAAGAGGTTTACCAAAGCACGCTTGATGACACGATTCATGTTCACTGACAGCGAGGATTGATTTCAATGGTAAATTAACTGAGAGTATGGATTGGCATCTTCCTTTGCGAACCTGCATGTCACGTCAAGGCATAAAATTCAGTGCTAGTGCACAAATTGGCATATCCTCGCAAACCTGCCTTCCACATGTAAAGGGCTGTTGCCGATGATGATCACCATGAACATTGTAGTTTCCATGACAGGCGGCGAGGATATCACGATCCAGGCACCATCGCGAACAATGATGTGATTGCACTAGCCATACACCGCTATCATTTTTTTCCATAGGCTGTGATAGGTCTTTTCCCCCTTATCTATTACTGCTGATATCAATATCAAACCTGAATTGAATTTCACAATACGTACCTGAATAAATTCCAAATAGTTGCTGTGATATGGTGTCACTTACGTGCTGAAGATTGAAGATGAAAACGAGGAAGAACTGACAGCTACGTACGTAGCAACGCGCACGCGAGACTCGTTGCTATTAAGCAGGACACCCCTGTCAATCGTAAGAAGTGCCTTCCACCCAGGTACCATAAAACGGAGTCGATTATGGGGCTCTTATGTCAGTTACAGCTCCCAAAACGCGGCTTTTACCATAGTAAAACATTCTTTTGGCGGAATACAAATGCATAGCAATTTCTAATATTTATTACAACCAAGCACTAATC
This DNA window, taken from Cryptococcus gattii WM276 chromosome C, complete sequence, encodes the following:
- a CDS encoding Multidrug resistance protein fnx1, putative (Similar to TIGR gene model, INSD accession AAW42551.1), with translation MSGERTPLLKEHAAEGPEHLSAARKRFIVATALLTGFLSTLDLTIVATCIATISSELKSSDQEAWIGTAYLWSNVTFTPLYGRLSDLLGRRTAYLQAIILFTVGTFFCGCATSFPMLVIARFVAGMGGGGMGTVSSVLMADIFSPAERGFYQGLSFAIFGAGTGLGGPIGGMLTQAFGWRAAFYAQVPVAVISIICALISVPSFKHEAFDLKHLKQIDFGGSFSLLISIGALLQLLSRTGGSESIVHDPFSIAMAVIFPVFFLIFIFVELKVASKPVLPLSLLTRRTPLCVGIIAGVIAIVNFNMIYHLPMVFEIVFQQPVSVAGAHLLPNSVAMTISAPIMGYIVKRTSRYKWLTVLNCAGPVVAMALLTNLKVGSSWANQWLSVVPMGAGFSGLLTLTLKHEIATSTGFVFVWRSLGQVFGVGLSSAVFQGTLSEQLNSRFGSPEVIDKLRHASQAIKTLPEEWQKVAARQAYGISLKYTFLFGLLGALGVFTASLFIPNDTIHNPSAPVQVAPIPDEEFDEEA
- a CDS encoding Arylsulfatase precursor, putative (Similar to TIGR gene model, INSD accession AAW42619.1) yields the protein MIGPKALLLAGASSLLLSVDALAINKKPNIIVILTDDQDVSTLARREYLPHIHEHLVDEGVLYDNFFAPVSVCCPSRVSLLRAQYAHNHNVTFVSAPWGGWDVFNKLGYVGHTLPDFVQAAGYNTYYTGKLMNDHTDANCESLPVSGFNSSDILVDPYTYDYWNPGFSRDNGPVKVHAGEYSTDLVHEKAVNYLEDALQEDRPFYLTVAPIACHSWIDHRRMVDVHQFVADVPASHPRHARLFPVEQIERTENWNPDEPSGVSWVKELPKLNSTQEAYLDEFFRGRLRALQAVDEMVEDIVDRLEKAGELDNTYIFYTADNGYALGSHRRQPGKTLGFEEDIHVPLIARGPGIKKGFRDSLSSYGMVDLARTVLDIAGANPDYTDDGRKINLHQHGEENLEQQIARHAISEYWVLGVDEGVYGGQVRVNNTYRTLRIHDEHDGKSHSLSYSVWCTGERELYDLEKDPKQINNLLSPLNELGAFAPFNSTASKSEPVLSHHLQHLINRLDAVLLVLKRCTGEVCHNPYRELFPSSQATGGEIFKFSQTLESRFDSFFKDLPKVQFDKCALGFQEELEKPDWKKEWAYGSDALVESIGGGIVFQGL
- a CDS encoding Transporter, putative (Similar to TIGR gene model, INSD accession AAW42552.1) translates to MSAGVPIVVDTHAVTNPRPVDQPGSLVKDDIEDKGELSYPDINESVETLDAKWYEPPDSYESKHRWDPGAKWTPQEETRLRRKLDIRVAAFACLCFAALQLDRGNISNALSDGMLADIGLTTAGYNTGMTIFYCCFLFAELPSQMKLMSKLVSKKLGSDVWIPIQMMTWSIVAICQVALNGKSSFYATRALLGLLEGSSIYRKLDFDAIQFGIVHYLQMKTRSATDSYYYTAAELTIRLAWFWVSLTTTTIIGSLLAAGILQMRGLHGLAGWRWLFAIEGAVTFLIGFWAWWYLPASPTETKKWWRPKGWFTEREEVIIVNKVLRDDPTKSSMHNREGLSPTDFWRSISDFDMWPLYIIGLTVFIVPATVQAYFTLTLKALDFSTFQTNLLTIPSNVLFIFMNLGVSFLSKRLNERLIITTVQPIWHLIFLIVIIALPDDVNRWAKWAVTSLLMAYPYCHPILVSMNSMNAGSVRTRTVASSVYNMFVQAASLIASNIYQPADAPYYHKGNRVLIAITVIALVMCWSAKAWYIWRNKQRAKIWDSWTITQKEEYLATTKDRGNKRLDFRFLH